From a single Aythya fuligula isolate bAytFul2 chromosome 16, bAytFul2.pri, whole genome shotgun sequence genomic region:
- the DUSP15 gene encoding dual specificity protein phosphatase 15 has protein sequence MGNGMSKILPGLYLGNFIDAKDLEQLSRNKITHIVSIHESPQPLLQDITYLRIPLPDTPEANIKKHFKECISFIHQCRLHGGNCLVHCLAGISRSTTVVVAYVMAVTELSSQEVLEAIRSVRPVANPNPGFRQQLEEFGSSAARKIRRHLRQRYGSSPFNDEEEIKALLPAGRGAPRAEGARQGLVPRARDIKSTAPFLLRVKRTFSCIPACLK, from the exons ATCCTCCCCGGCCTTTACCTGGGAAACTTCATCG ATGCCAAAGACCTGGAGCAGCTCAGCCGGAACAAGATTACCCACATTGTTTCCATCCATGAATCCCCCCAGCCCTTGCTGCAG GACATCACCTACCTCCGTATTCCCCTGCCAGACACGCCAGAGGCCAACAT CAAGAAGCACTTCAAGGAATGCATCAGTTTTATCCACCAGTGTCGCCTGCATGGAGGGAACTGCCTCGTCCACTG CCTGGCCGGGATCTCCCGCAGCACCACCGTCGTCGTCGCCTACGTCATGGCCGTGACGGAGCTGAGCTCTCAGGAGGTGCTCGAGGCCATCAGAAGCGTGCGACCCGTCGCCAACCCCAACCCTGgcttcaggcagcagctggaggaattTGGCAGCAGCGCAGCCCGCAAG ATCCGCAGGCACCTGAGGCAGAGGTACGGGTCATCCCCTTTCAATGACGAGGAAGAAATCAAGGCCCTGCTGCCGGCGGGGAGAGGAGCACCCAGAGCAGAGGGAGCTCGGCAAGGACTGGTACCGAGAGCCAGGGACATCAAGAGCACCGCTCCCTTTCTGCTGCGGGTGAAGAGGACGTTCTCCTGCATCCCGGCTTGTCTGAAGTGA